One stretch of Arachis hypogaea cultivar Tifrunner chromosome 20, arahy.Tifrunner.gnm2.J5K5, whole genome shotgun sequence DNA includes these proteins:
- the LOC112783371 gene encoding probable galacturonosyltransferase-like 10, with translation MKEMFLFRSIFCLFFFFSTCLLLFSSANGIRSFKIRDNNGHENNEFKDASFLQFKEAPEYRNQQSCTVFDERNNLQELLCEPSLVHIAMTLDLEYLRGSLAAVHSVVKHTSCPENLFFHFIISSESDADFASIVQSSFPSLKFKVYVFNVRLVNALISPSIREALENPLNYARSYLADLLDQGVERVIYLDSDVIVVDDIQKLWKVSLKDSSSKVIGAPEYCHANFTRYFSYEFWSSSEFLKIFEGKKKRPCYFNTGVMVMDLGKWRKGEYTKRIEKWMKVQKERRIYELGSLPPFLLVFGGDVEPIEHRWNQHGLGGDNVADSCRSLHPGPVSLMHWSGKGKPWKRLDAKKPCLVDYLWKPYDLYLQHDHHHHRHRIAKRLADS, from the coding sequence ATGAAAGAAATGTTTCTATTTAGATCAATTTTctgtttgttcttcttcttctcaacttGCTTGCTTCTCTTTTCTTCAGCCAATGGTATTCGATCTTTCAAGATCAGAGATAACAATGGCCATGAAAATAATGAGTTCAAAGATGCTTCCTTTTTGCAATTTAAAGAGGCGCCAGAATACAGAAACCAGCAAAGTTGCACTGTTTTTGATGAAAGAaacaatttgcaagaattgttaTGTGAACCATCACTTGTTCATATTGCAATGACCCTTGACCTTGAATACCTTAGAGGTTCTCTGGCTGCGGTTCATTCTGTTGTCAAACACACTTCTTGTCCTGAGAATCTCTTCTTCCATTTCATCATTTCATCTGAATCTGATGCTGACTTTGCAAGTATTGTTCAATCTTCTTTTCCTTCACTGAAATTCAAAGTGTACGTGTTCAATGTAAGGTTAGTCAATGCTCTCATATCACCTTCAATAAGGGAAGCACTTGAGAATCCTTTGAACTATGCAAGGAGTTACCTTGCTGATTTGCTTGATCAAGGTGTTGAGAGAGTAATCTACTTGGATTCTGATGTCATAGTTGTTGATGACATCCAAAAGCTTTGGAAGGTTTCTCTGAAAGATTCAAGTTCAAAAGTCATTGGTGCTCCTGAATATTGTCATGCAAATTTCACAAGATACTTCTCCTATGAGTTTTGGTCAAGTTCAGAGTTCCTTAAGATCtttgaagggaagaagaaaaggccTTGTTATTTCAACACTGGGGTTATGGTAATGGACTTGGGTAAATGGAGAAAAGGTGAATACACCAAGAGGATTGAGAAATGGATGAAAGTTCAGAAGGAAAGAAGGATCTATGAGTTGGGTTCACTACCTCCATtcttgcttgtttttggtggTGATGTTGAGCCTATTGAACATAGATGGAATCAACATGGTCTTGGAGGGGATAATGTTGCTGACAGTTGCAGGAGTTTGCATCCTGGTCCAGTTAGTTTGATGCATTGGAGTGGTAAAGGGAAGCCATGGAAAAGGCTTGATGCCAAGAAGCCATGCCTTGTTGATTATCTGTGGAAACCTTATGATCTTTACTTACagcatgatcatcatcatcaccgcCATAGAATTGCCAAGAGATTAGCAGattcttga
- the LOC112784749 gene encoding uncharacterized protein translates to MASAISASDPSLFKDPAKKKKGNGSAKLKQIKLDVRREQWLSRVKKGSNVDSNRSIDYSPSSKHIPTEENRSSYKENKKRGEDTESSCIPLNDSSIPLNDSTSIRSPLDQESRNGFSSWSSTSISSMSTCFSGSEEEADDDGCLDDWEAVADALNANDNRRSTTSDSASTILEATKNPKPEFKKSHQKRQAWKPNDAFRPMCLPNLSKQHSSSLNSNRNGGNPKPASWRWQTIISQPSQCPICYEDLDVTDTSFLPCSCKFRPCLFCHKRILEADGRCPGCRKLYECVDVNVMFRIGANAFHITQSCTMSTRC, encoded by the exons ATGGCTTCTGCTATCTCTGCTTCTGATCCTTCTCTCTTCAAAGACCCCGCCAAGAAGAAGAAG GGAAATGGGTCAGCGAAATTGAAGCAAATCAAGCTTGATGTTCGGCGAGAGCAATGGCTATCTCGAG TAAAGAAAGGATCTAATGTCGACTCAAATAGAAGCATTGATTATTCTCCATCATCTAAGCATATTCCTACTGAGGAGAACAGATCATCATAcaaggaaaacaagaaaaggGGAGAGGATACAGAAAGTTCTTGCATCCCACTCAACGATTCAAGCATCCCACTCAACGATTCAACATCCATTCGAAGTCCTCTCGATCAGGAGTCAAGGAATGGTTTCTCTTCATGGAGTAGCACCAGCATTAGTAGCATGAGTACATGTTTCTCAGGTAGCGAGGAAGAAGCAGACGACGACGGATGCCTTGATGACTGGGAGGCTGTTGCCGATGCTTTAAATGCCAACGATAATCGACGTTCCACAACTTCAGATTCGGCTTCTACCATTCTAGAGGCTACTAAGAACCCAAAACCGGAGTTTAAAAAATCACATCAGAAACGTCAAGCATGGAAACCTAATGATGCTTTTCGTCCCATGTGTTTACCGAACCTCTCAAAGCAACATAgttcatcattaaattcaaacaGGAATGGTGGTAACCCGAAACCTGCAAGTTGGAGATGGCAAACAATCATTTCACAACCTTCTCAATGCCCCATTTGTTATGAGGACTTAGATGTTACGGACACAAgctttcttccttgttcttgcaaATTTCGACCGTGTCTTTTCTGTCACAAAAGGATCCTTGAGGCTGATGGGCGATGTCCGGGGTGTAGAAAACTATATGAATGTGTAGATGTCAATGTTATGTTCAGAATTGGAGCCAATGCTTTTCATATTACTCAATCATGCACTATGAGTACTCGATGCTAG